A stretch of the uncultured Desulfobacter sp. genome encodes the following:
- a CDS encoding ABC transporter permease subunit, whose protein sequence is MSQRLPDRLLSFFSWVCALLLTTGVCIIIGFLILKGGRSLNIDLIFADTRPLDAILLKRQVFGGLFPAMAGTFLLIILSVSIALPLGLCAGIYLAEYASSNARIVFGFMVDLLAGIPSIVVGLFGFSITIFLHHFYNSRIYPCLLISALSLAFLVLPYIIKTTQGAIERIPLLTRLTAPGLGATKLQNVLLVLLPLALSDIVSGVVLAIGRCAEDTAVIMLTGVVATAGVPKSFFASFEALPFFIYYTASEYTDSTELVKGYGAALILLLICSILFIFAHVIKTLIDRRAGIMG, encoded by the coding sequence ATGTCACAGAGATTACCTGACAGGCTTTTATCCTTTTTTTCCTGGGTCTGCGCTTTGCTGCTTACCACCGGCGTTTGTATCATTATCGGATTTTTAATATTGAAAGGCGGGCGATCCCTGAATATTGATCTTATTTTTGCCGATACCCGCCCTTTGGATGCCATCCTACTCAAACGCCAGGTGTTCGGCGGCCTGTTTCCAGCCATGGCTGGTACGTTTTTGCTGATCATTTTATCCGTAAGCATTGCACTGCCCTTGGGGCTTTGTGCCGGAATTTATCTGGCAGAATATGCATCTTCAAATGCCAGGATCGTGTTTGGGTTTATGGTAGATCTTCTGGCCGGAATCCCTTCTATTGTCGTCGGATTGTTTGGTTTTTCCATTACCATCTTTTTACACCATTTTTACAACAGCCGAATTTATCCGTGTTTATTGATTTCAGCCTTATCCCTTGCGTTTCTGGTGTTGCCCTATATTATCAAAACCACCCAGGGCGCCATTGAAAGAATCCCCCTGTTGACCCGCCTAACAGCACCGGGATTAGGCGCCACAAAGCTGCAGAATGTGCTTCTGGTTTTGCTGCCTTTGGCACTTTCGGACATTGTTTCCGGTGTGGTCCTTGCCATTGGACGGTGTGCCGAGGATACAGCCGTAATTATGCTTACCGGCGTGGTTGCCACCGCAGGTGTTCCTAAATCTTTTTTTGCAAGTTTCGAGGCTCTGCCGTTTTTTATATATTATACGGCATCGGAATACACGGACTCTACAGAACTGGTGAAAGGATATGGTGCTGCCTTAATCCTGCTTTTGATCTGTTCAATACTTTTTATATTTGCCCATGTCATCAAGACGCTGATTGATCGCAGGGCAGGAATCATGGGATAG
- a CDS encoding ATP-binding cassette domain-containing protein: protein MQTSVKVKIRDLYFYYRSRTILEDINIDIYANTITSITGPSGQGKSSFLTILNRLCNSMEGARVDGQVTIDFGDGFENIFQKDYALPELRKRVGMVFQTPNPLPMSIYRNVAFPLKLAGCKNQGSIQEKVKKSLEHAFLWDEVKDRLSDDARLLSGGQQQRLCLARSLVLSPQVLLLDEPTSSLDETSVQVIEELLARLKSRCTIIMVSHYMDQVKRIADHQFILHNRQLITP, encoded by the coding sequence ATGCAAACTTCGGTTAAAGTAAAAATCAGAGATCTCTATTTTTATTACAGGTCCCGGACCATCCTGGAAGATATTAATATTGACATTTATGCCAATACGATCACTTCCATTACCGGGCCGTCAGGGCAGGGCAAATCCTCATTTCTCACCATATTAAACCGGCTTTGCAACAGTATGGAAGGCGCGAGGGTTGATGGACAGGTGACCATTGATTTCGGTGATGGATTTGAAAATATTTTTCAAAAGGACTATGCTTTGCCTGAATTGCGAAAAAGGGTGGGGATGGTATTTCAGACTCCCAATCCATTGCCCATGAGCATTTACAGAAATGTTGCATTTCCTCTTAAGCTTGCCGGATGCAAAAATCAGGGCAGCATCCAGGAAAAAGTAAAAAAATCCCTTGAACATGCCTTTTTATGGGATGAGGTCAAGGACCGCCTGTCCGATGATGCACGCCTTCTTTCCGGAGGTCAGCAGCAACGGCTGTGCCTGGCGAGATCCCTTGTTCTATCCCCCCAGGTTCTGCTGTTGGATGAGCCCACTTCCAGTTTAGATGAAACCTCGGTTCAGGTCATTGAGGAACTATTGGCTCGACTGAAAAGCCGATGTACCATCATCATGGTTTCCCACTATATGGATCAGGTGAAGCGCATTGCCGATCATCAGTTTATTTTGCACAATCGGCAACTAATAACGCCTTAA
- a CDS encoding methyl-accepting chemotaxis protein, with protein MKLSLKSKLILGGIIASMLPLAIIGYFSVSKSTHALVANAEFQSLQIAKDLAMLAEEIVSQEIIYAESLAQAPVITKAVSNAYNSDTVPTDQALQQFLVKVFNKCQGRYESIVMTNQEGTVIADNTKQLLSASLSDRDYFNIAKQGRTNLSDPLLSKASGHPIVCLAVPLRTASNQFGGALVFLIKLNRLSDKITAVKIGETGYPFMIDKTGLVISHPSTKIRFEVNIAKTEGMEKIAKRMIAQEAGVELYKFRGATKIAGFAPVHSTGWSITVTQNEDEFLGAVHSIQRLVVIVGLFFLIIIVLGILIFVKGIMVQLGGEPGDIAAIADSIADGNLTTKFEEKAGKSTGIYASMKKMTGNLVEILTQITDGTRTLTSSSSELAGISEKMATNAEQTSQRANTVAAAAEEMTANMTGVAAATEQTSANIQMIVAAAEEMSSTISEIASNTAKGSQTTMDAVKQAEEVSTKVNDLGQAASQISRVTETIAEISEQTNLLALNATIEAARAGESGKGFAVVAGEIKALAQQTADATSEIGSRIGEVQATTKESVDAIESIVKVINEINSIVTAVAAAIEEQSATTQEIAHNVSQAGQGVNEVNENVTQASVVAGEVSQDVQIVSQASGEMRDGSTQVNESSLDLSKLAERLNQLVARFALP; from the coding sequence ATGAAGCTGTCGTTAAAATCCAAATTGATCCTTGGCGGTATTATCGCCTCCATGCTTCCACTTGCCATTATCGGCTATTTCTCTGTAAGTAAATCAACCCATGCGCTGGTCGCAAACGCGGAATTCCAGTCTTTGCAAATCGCCAAAGATTTGGCGATGCTGGCAGAAGAGATTGTCAGTCAGGAGATAATTTATGCCGAATCCCTGGCCCAGGCACCTGTGATAACCAAGGCAGTTTCCAATGCGTATAATTCAGATACCGTTCCTACGGATCAGGCGCTACAGCAATTTTTAGTAAAAGTCTTTAATAAATGCCAAGGTCGCTACGAAAGCATTGTTATGACAAATCAGGAAGGAACAGTTATTGCTGATAACACGAAACAGCTCCTTAGTGCTTCCCTCAGCGACCGAGACTACTTCAATATTGCGAAACAAGGCCGGACCAATTTAAGCGATCCTCTGTTATCAAAGGCGTCTGGACACCCGATTGTCTGCCTAGCTGTACCTTTACGTACGGCTTCCAATCAATTTGGCGGTGCATTGGTTTTTCTCATCAAGCTCAACAGACTTAGCGATAAAATTACAGCTGTGAAAATTGGAGAAACCGGGTATCCGTTTATGATTGATAAAACTGGCCTGGTTATTTCACATCCATCTACAAAAATTCGTTTTGAAGTTAATATTGCTAAGACAGAAGGCATGGAAAAAATTGCCAAACGAATGATTGCCCAGGAAGCCGGTGTTGAACTTTACAAGTTTAGAGGTGCGACTAAAATCGCCGGATTTGCACCGGTTCATTCAACGGGCTGGAGCATCACGGTAACCCAAAATGAAGATGAATTTTTAGGTGCCGTTCATTCCATTCAAAGGCTGGTTGTCATTGTAGGGCTGTTTTTCCTGATAATCATTGTGCTTGGCATTCTCATATTTGTTAAAGGCATCATGGTTCAGTTGGGCGGAGAGCCTGGTGATATTGCCGCTATTGCAGACAGCATTGCCGATGGAAATTTAACAACAAAATTTGAGGAAAAGGCCGGCAAATCCACCGGTATCTATGCCAGTATGAAGAAAATGACCGGCAACTTGGTGGAAATATTGACCCAAATCACCGACGGCACCCGGACCCTTACCTCGTCGTCCTCTGAATTGGCTGGTATTTCAGAGAAAATGGCAACCAATGCCGAGCAAACATCGCAAAGAGCAAACACTGTTGCGGCCGCCGCAGAAGAGATGACCGCAAACATGACCGGTGTTGCTGCAGCCACGGAGCAGACGTCTGCCAATATTCAGATGATTGTTGCTGCAGCCGAAGAGATGTCTTCGACAATTTCGGAAATTGCATCCAACACGGCCAAAGGCAGTCAAACAACTATGGATGCCGTGAAACAGGCCGAAGAGGTCTCTACTAAGGTTAACGATCTGGGGCAGGCCGCGTCCCAAATCAGTAGAGTTACTGAGACCATTGCTGAAATTTCTGAGCAGACCAATCTTTTGGCTCTGAATGCGACGATTGAAGCAGCAAGGGCAGGGGAGTCCGGAAAAGGATTTGCTGTGGTTGCCGGAGAGATTAAGGCTCTTGCCCAGCAAACTGCCGATGCCACCAGTGAAATCGGTTCCAGGATAGGCGAGGTACAGGCCACCACAAAAGAATCGGTTGATGCCATTGAATCTATTGTAAAAGTTATAAATGAAATTAATTCCATTGTTACAGCAGTAGCAGCGGCTATTGAAGAGCAAAGTGCAACCACACAGGAAATTGCACATAACGTGAGTCAGGCAGGGCAGGGGGTTAATGAAGTAAATGAAAACGTCACCCAGGCATCTGTCGTAGCCGGAGAGGTCAGTCAAGATGTTCAAATTGTCAGCCAGGCATCGGGTGAGATGCGAGATGGTAGCACCCAGGTCAATGAGAGCTCTTTAGATTTATCCAAACTGGCTGAAAGACTCAATCAACTGGTTGCCAGGTTTGCATTGCCATAA